In the Bacillota bacterium LX-D genome, one interval contains:
- the flgB gene encoding flagellar basal body rod protein FlgB, whose protein sequence is MKIFSSPVLTALEKALDAAALRESTIANNVANVNTPGFKRSYVNFEEALQKSLNPKSNFTLAADEQGHLQAAENLETLQPEVATDYSTSMRQDGNNVDIDSEMVQAAMNMINYNFAAAKASSKLSILSYVISGGNR, encoded by the coding sequence ATGAAGATTTTTTCTAGCCCAGTGCTAACCGCTTTAGAAAAAGCTTTGGATGCTGCCGCTTTAAGAGAGAGCACTATTGCTAATAATGTGGCGAATGTAAATACCCCTGGCTTTAAACGTTCTTATGTTAATTTTGAAGAAGCTTTGCAGAAATCTTTAAACCCCAAAAGTAATTTTACTTTAGCTGCCGATGAGCAAGGCCATCTTCAGGCAGCTGAAAATCTGGAAACTTTACAGCCGGAGGTGGCTACTGATTATAGCACTTCCATGCGTCAGGATGGAAATAACGTAGACATTGATTCCGAAATGGTTCAGGCTGCTATGAATATGATTAATTATAATTTTGCTGCCGCTAAAGCTAGTAGTAAACTAAGTATTTTAAGCTACGTCATTAGTGGGGGGAATAGATAA
- the fliE gene encoding flagellar hook-basal body complex protein FliE, translating to MKVSLLAPKPQLLHNKEIGGNKEKQSSKLNFAQVLQDKLNEVNELQLEADNLTQQYLTGGPVELHNVMLAGEKATLALQLTVQVRNKIVDAYQEISRMQI from the coding sequence ATGAAAGTTTCATTGTTAGCACCAAAACCGCAATTATTGCATAATAAGGAAATAGGAGGAAATAAAGAAAAGCAAAGTAGTAAACTTAATTTTGCCCAGGTTTTACAGGATAAGTTAAACGAAGTAAATGAGCTGCAGCTGGAAGCTGATAATTTGACACAGCAGTATTTAACAGGCGGTCCGGTAGAACTGCACAATGTAATGCTGGCTGGGGAAAAAGCAACTCTAGCACTGCAGCTAACGGTACAAGTTAGAAATAAAATAGTAGATGCTTATCAAGAAATCTCTAGAATGCAGATTTAA
- a CDS encoding flagellar hook-associated protein 2 codes for MVTSLTSSSSSRIVGLASGMDIDQMVSDLMKAARKPLDKLYQEKTLKEWKKEDYRTMNTQLLALRTEASNMRLQGTYLARKASSSDESVVTATSANNATTATYSIKITNLATSTIVQSSSDISNIDPTKKISEIFTDVTGEFSFSINGQEFTVDPANKTLNSFLNEISSNSKAGVTAFFASSGTNQGKIVLMSKSTGSTSSINLVDSTNSFLTGKLGLNTTTPGSDATVTINGIETKQSSNIFTINGTTFTLKGKLDTVSTVSVVQDSDAIYNSIKSFVDKYNDVIDKLNTEVREKRYRDYAPLTSEQKEDMKDEEIKLWEEKAKSGMLRSDPILTNCINKMRFNWSQTVSFTGVNADYNQMSEFGINTGSYVDEDGNVTLGEEGKLIIDEAKLKKAINEHPQEVIDFFTKTSDTDNESEMGVAQRLYRTLNTAINDIIDQAGISNSLSQYDNSYLAKAIEDLDERIDAKTESLNDLEDYYYSKFTAMETAIQKYNTQSAWLSQQFSS; via the coding sequence ATGGTTACTAGTTTGACTAGTTCTAGTAGTTCGCGGATAGTTGGTTTGGCTTCGGGCATGGATATTGACCAAATGGTCAGTGACTTAATGAAAGCTGCCCGCAAACCCTTAGACAAACTATATCAAGAAAAAACTTTAAAGGAATGGAAAAAAGAAGATTACCGGACTATGAACACTCAACTGCTTGCTTTAAGGACAGAAGCAAGCAATATGCGCCTTCAGGGTACCTATTTAGCCCGGAAAGCCAGCAGCAGTGATGAAAGTGTGGTTACTGCCACTAGTGCAAATAATGCAACAACTGCAACCTATTCAATTAAAATAACTAATTTGGCAACATCTACTATAGTTCAATCAAGTTCTGATATTAGTAACATTGATCCAACAAAGAAAATTTCTGAAATTTTTACTGATGTTACAGGAGAATTTTCTTTTTCTATTAATGGTCAGGAATTTACTGTTGACCCAGCAAATAAAACCCTAAACAGTTTTCTGAACGAAATATCTTCGAATAGTAAAGCAGGAGTAACGGCTTTTTTTGCTTCTTCAGGGACAAATCAAGGCAAAATTGTTCTTATGTCCAAAAGTACAGGATCAACAAGCAGCATTAATCTGGTTGATAGTACGAATAGTTTTTTAACAGGAAAATTAGGCCTTAATACAACGACTCCCGGTTCTGATGCTACAGTTACCATTAATGGTATCGAAACTAAGCAAAGCTCCAATATTTTTACGATTAATGGAACCACCTTTACTTTAAAAGGGAAACTGGATACTGTTTCTACTGTTTCCGTAGTCCAGGACAGCGATGCTATTTATAATTCCATTAAAAGTTTTGTAGATAAATATAACGATGTCATTGATAAATTAAATACTGAAGTGCGGGAAAAAAGATATCGTGATTATGCTCCTCTGACCAGTGAACAAAAAGAGGATATGAAAGACGAGGAAATTAAGTTGTGGGAAGAGAAAGCAAAAAGTGGTATGCTCCGTAGTGATCCCATTTTGACCAATTGTATCAATAAAATGCGTTTTAACTGGTCGCAAACTGTTTCTTTTACTGGAGTTAATGCAGACTATAACCAAATGAGTGAATTTGGCATTAATACAGGATCCTATGTTGATGAAGATGGTAACGTTACCCTAGGCGAAGAAGGCAAACTGATAATTGATGAAGCCAAATTAAAAAAGGCCATAAACGAGCATCCACAAGAAGTTATAGATTTTTTTACCAAAACAAGCGATACAGATAATGAAAGTGAAATGGGCGTAGCCCAAAGGTTGTACCGTACTTTAAACACTGCTATTAACGATATAATTGACCAAGCGGGCATCAGTAATTCTCTTTCGCAGTATGACAATAGTTATCTGGCTAAAGCAATTGAAGACCTGGATGAGAGAATTGATGCTAAAACGGAAAGTTTAAATGACCTGGAAGATTATTATTACAGTAAATTCACTGCCATGGAAACTGCTATCCAAAAATACAATACCCAGTCGGCATGGCTTTCCCAACAGTTTTCTAGTTAA
- the fliS gene encoding flagellar export chaperone FliS: MNSVQAYQTYQKNQVTTVSSEKLVTMLYDGALRFILQAKEGIAAKDLEKANTNFLKAQRIIAELMSNLDMEVGEISTNLFSLYQYMYERLMEANLKKDSAVAGEVYELLIDLRNTWVEAVKSLNSKAPAAQNDKLTK, translated from the coding sequence ATGAATTCGGTTCAGGCCTATCAAACATATCAGAAAAATCAGGTTACAACAGTATCATCGGAAAAATTAGTTACTATGCTCTATGATGGTGCATTGCGGTTTATTCTCCAGGCTAAGGAAGGGATAGCAGCAAAGGATTTAGAAAAAGCCAATACCAATTTTCTTAAAGCCCAAAGAATTATAGCTGAACTCATGTCCAATTTGGATATGGAAGTTGGCGAAATATCCACCAATTTGTTTTCCTTATATCAATATATGTACGAAAGACTTATGGAGGCAAACTTAAAGAAAGATAGTGCAGTTGCCGGCGAAGTTTATGAACTGCTCATCGACTTGCGCAACACTTGGGTGGAGGCGGTAAAAAGCTTAAACAGTAAAGCGCCGGCTGCACAAAACGACAAATTGACAAAGTAA
- a CDS encoding flagellar protein FlaG → MLTKIPGIDPVILNNIKERTQREKVQDTKNLKIAERDSQGKGRQWKKEGSQKELEEYLEEVNEELAKVNQPIRLEVIIEDGRHWIAIKEAETNKVLQRLSPRSASSILGRALTRTGYLLDNKV, encoded by the coding sequence ATGTTGACGAAAATTCCTGGCATCGACCCGGTGATACTTAATAACATCAAAGAAAGAACCCAAAGAGAAAAGGTACAGGATACTAAAAATTTAAAAATTGCTGAACGGGATTCACAAGGCAAAGGCCGTCAATGGAAAAAAGAAGGCAGTCAAAAGGAACTAGAAGAATATCTAGAGGAAGTTAATGAAGAATTAGCTAAAGTTAACCAGCCGATTCGCCTAGAAGTAATCATTGAGGATGGGAGACACTGGATTGCCATTAAAGAGGCTGAGACTAATAAGGTTTTGCAAAGATTGTCTCCACGCAGTGCAAGTTCTATTCTCGGTCGAGCCTTAACCCGCACGGGATATTTACTGGACAACAAAGTTTAA
- the flgC gene encoding flagellar basal body rod protein FlgC, with product MRFFDSLAISATGLSAERLRMDLISSNIANVNTTRTAEGGTYKREVAVFAEKLDQALQSQGKPKGQGVEVVGIVQDNSPDKLVYDPSHPDADSNGYVHYPNINIVSEMVDMITATRSYEANLTILNAGKSMAQKALEIGK from the coding sequence ATGCGTTTCTTTGATTCTTTAGCAATTAGTGCTACGGGACTAAGTGCTGAAAGACTGCGGATGGATTTAATATCTTCTAACATTGCCAATGTGAACACAACTCGGACAGCTGAAGGAGGAACTTATAAGAGAGAAGTGGCTGTTTTTGCGGAAAAATTGGATCAAGCTCTCCAAAGTCAAGGAAAACCTAAGGGGCAAGGTGTGGAAGTCGTAGGTATAGTCCAAGATAATAGCCCGGATAAACTGGTTTATGATCCCTCCCACCCCGATGCGGACAGTAATGGTTATGTCCATTATCCCAATATCAACATTGTCAGCGAAATGGTGGACATGATTACGGCAACTAGATCCTACGAAGCTAATTTGACCATTTTAAACGCTGGAAAGAGTATGGCTCAAAAAGCCTTAGAAATAGGTAAGTAA